TCGCGCGCGTCGTTGGATAGAGCGACGAGGATAACCATCCCAAGCAGGACTAGCGTGGCGATCAGTGCGGCTCCGGCGGCCCCACGCCACGCCAGTCGATCCGGGCTTCGTCGCCGCTGTCGTTCATCGGGTCACTCTAGCCCCGACCAAGGCGGCGCGAAAGAGTCGGTAATGCTCAGGATATGCAGCCGGTCGCGCGTCCGGCGCGTTCGAACATGCCGAGAATCTCGCCGACCTGTTCGGTTGAATGTTCGGCACAGAGCGAGCAGCGCAACAGCGTCATTCCGGAGGGCGTGGCTGGCGGGCGGGCGAGGTTCACGTAAAGTCCCTCATGAAGCAGGGCTTCCCACATGGCCGCGCCCCGCTCGAGATCCGGCATGATGACGGCGATGATGGCGGATTGCGGCTCCTCGGTCCCAAGCTTGAAGCCGAGCTGGCGAAGCCCGCCGTGAAGCCGCTTGCTATTTTCCCACAGATGGTCGCGCTTGTCCTTGGCGCCCATCAGCTTGCGGATCGATGTCGCTGCGGTTGCCACGACGCTCGGTGGCAGCGAGGCGGTGAAGACATAGGGGCGGCAGACCAGCCGCATGATCTCGAACTTGGGGTGGTTGGATACGCAGAAACCACCGACAGTGCCGACCGACTTTGAAAAGGTGCCGATCACGAAGTCGACCTGGTCAAGAACGCCCTGGGCCTCGGCGACGCCGCGGCCATGTTCGCCGATGAAACCCATCGAGTGGGCTTCGTCGACCAGCACCATGGCGCCATATTTTTTCGCAATTGGGACCATCTTGTCGAGCGGCGCGATGTCGCCGAGCATCGAATAAACGCCTTCCAGGACAACCAGCTTGCCGGCGTCCTCAGGGATTCGCGCCAGCCGCTTTTCCATCGCGTCGAGGTCGTTATGGCGAAACGGGACGACCTGGGCGTTGCCCATCGCGCAGCCGTCGTAGATCGACGCATGGCTGTCGATGTCGAGGACGATGTAGTCCTCCTTGCCCGCGATGGTCGAAATGATCCCGAGATTGGCCTGGTAGCCGGTGGAGAACACCATGGCATGATCCATGGCGTAGAAATCCTTGAGCGCTTCCTCGCAAGCCTTGTGCCCGGCATAAGTGCCGTTGAGGACCCGGCTTCCGGTCGTTCCCGACCCATACTCGTCGAGTGCCTGCTTGCCAGCAGCTATGACTTCGGGATCGAACGTCATGCCCATGTAATTGTAGGTGCCGAGCAGGATCGTGCGCTTGCCGTTGCAGATCGCGACGGTCGGCGAGACGACCTCTTCCATAACGAGTCCGAAGGGGTCGGTAAGTCCCGTTGCGAGCAGCTGCTCGCGGGTTTCAATTAGTGGGTCGAATTTCGAGAAGAGGTCGCTCACTTGCCCTCGCTGAGTTCGCCGACCGCATCGATGAGCTGGCCGACCGTCTCGATCTCGGCCTGCTGGTTCATGGTGATGAGGATGTCGAACTCGTCTTCGATGTTGGCAACGAAATCCAGGACGGTGAGGCTGTCCCACTCCAGGTCCTGTGCGAAGCGCGTGGCCTCAGTGACGGCGATGCCCTTTTTGTTATATGGTTCAATAAGCGCAATGATTTTGCGCGCGTTGTCGTCACGGTCGGTCATGAGCGGGTGTCCTAGAGATGGACTGGCCGTTTCGCAATCGATTGGGGCGGTAAAGAGGCGAGGGGGAAAGCCATGGAGACGCTGGAAAAGCGGAAGTTTGGGGGCGATGCGATCCAAGCGATCCGCACCGCGAGCCAGGCGCATTACCATCTTTCGGCGATGGCTGACCGCAAGGCCAGCCTGCTGCTCGGCGCGTCGTTCGTCGTGCTCACGATCAGCGTCAGCCAAGCGACGCAGCGCGGCGGTGAGCTGCCACCGGCGATGCTTCTGCTGGGGATTACGGCTTTCCTGTCCGCACTCATCGCGGCAATCGCCGTGATGCCGGCAATCCACAGCGGCCCGGCCCAGCATGGGGAGCGCAATCTGATGTTCTTCGGCGGTTTCGCCGACATGAGCGAGAGGGAATATGTCGACGAGATGCTCGACAGGCTGGCCGACCAACCCCGCTTCCTCGAGATGGTCGCCCGCGACGTCTACCAGAATGGGCAGGTGCTCGCGCACAAGAAATATCGCTTGCTTCGCATTGCCTATTCGATCTTCATCGTCGGCCTGATCGCGAGCGTACTCGCGTTCGCGGTCAGCGGTATCCAGTGAGGTCGCCAGGATGAGTGAAGGCAAGTCCGCTATCGAGCCGTCAAAGGTTCCGCTAACGCCTGACGAGCGCCGTTTGCTTGGAATTGGCCATCCGGATTACGAATTCCCCAAGGAGGTCCACAACCTCCTGATGGCGGCCAACCAAACGAACATGACCCTGTCGGAAATGGCCGACTCCAAGGCTTCGATCCTGCTCGGTGCAAGTTTCGTTGTCTTCTCGCTCTCCATCGGCAGCATTGCCGAGGGCAAGATCAATTTCCCGATGCTGGTGCTGACGCTCTTCTCATTCATTGCGACGATCTTCGGAGTCCTCACCGTCAGGCCCAACCGGATGGTCAAGGCCAGGGTCCCGATACCGGGTAAGAAGGTCAATATCCTGTTCTTCGGAAGCTATATCGACTGCCCGCGCGAGGAATATGTCGACGAAGTGATGCGGGTATTGTCTTCCGAAGAAGAAACCTATCGCCGGCTGGCGCGAGATCTGTGGGACCATGGCCACGTCCTTCGCGACAACAAATATCGATGGCTCTACTGGAGCTTCACATTCTTCCTGTACGGAATGGTCGTCACCGCCGTTGCGCTGATTGTCCAGCTCGTCTTCCTGAACTAAAGCCAGCCTATCGCTTCATACCAGCGGGCCGTGTCGCGGATGCCAACCCGCGTGGCGATCCGCGGCGACCAGACCGATTTCGGGGCGGCCAGCTCGGGGCTGACAACCCAGTCGGGGTGACAGAAATAGCTCGCGCGATCGGGCGTCAGCTTGGCATTTCTGCCGCGAACGAGTCGATCGAGGCGGGCGGCAGCCCTGACAACCGCCGACGGGGCGGAAAAGATTTTAGCGTTCGTTCCAAAGGCTGAAGCGAGCAGCGACGCGAACTGGCGGTGCGTATAGCCGCCGGGATGGGCATCGTCTGGCTCGATTAGCATCTGTGCCGGAGCCGCCGGATCGGCGAGCGCGACCAGCAGTCGGGCGAGGTCATCGACGTGGATCAGAGAGAGCTTCCCCTCAGGCGGCATTAGCATCAGGCCGCGCTTTGCCATGCGGAAAAGCTCAAGGGTTTCGCGGTCGCCGGGCCCATAGACGGCAGGGGGCCTGACGATCACCCAATCCAGGCCGGATGCACGGACCAGATGCTCCGACCGTGCCTTGCTGGCGCCGTACTGCGAGAGTCTGGGCTCGCGAGCAGCGAGTGACGACACATGCACGAAGCGACGGACGGCGTTTCTTTTCGCTGCTTCGACGACATTGGCGGTGCCGCCGACATTGCCTGCCTCGAATCCGGCCATGTCGGGCGCATTGATCACCCCTGCAACGTGGACGATGGCGTCGGCACCGGCGCAGAGTCGGTCAAGACTCCCGGAATCCTCAAGCGAGCCGGAGATCCACGTCACGTCTTCGCGGCAAGCCTGCTCGCGACGAGTGAGCGCGTGCGCGGAGTGGCCCGATGCCACAACCTGATCGATCAGGCGCGTACCGACGAAGCCGGTTGCTCCGGTAATTGCCAGCTTTAGAGCGGCGACCAGGGCTTGGCCTCCTCGGCCTCGGCAGGCTTGTCTTCGACCGGGCCCTCGACGTGCTCGAGCAGGGCATCGAGCAACGGTTCCAGACCGATTCCGCCGGCGGCGCTGATCGGGTAGACCGGCATGCCGCTGGCCTCGCGCAGTTCGGCGGACAGGGCCTCGACCAGTTCCGCATCGATCGTGTCCATCTTATTGAGCGCAAGGACGACGGGCTTGTCCTCGAGACCCGCGCCATATGCTTCCAGCTCGCCGCGAACGACATTGTAGCTGGTGGCCACGTCCACATCGTTCGCATCGACAAGGTGCAGCAGCACCCGGCAGCGCTCGATATGACCGAGGAAGCGATCGCCGATCCCCGCACCTTCCGCCGCGCCCTCGATCAGGCCTGGAATGTCGGCGACGACGAATTCGCGTCCCTTGTGGCTGACGACACCGAGCTGTGGTCGCGTGGTGGTGAAAGCGTAGGCGCCGACCTTGGCGTTGGTGTTTGTGACGGCATTGATGAAAGTGGACTTTCCTGCGTTCGGAAGGCCCACCAGACCGACGTCGGCAAGCAATTTCAGGCGCAGCCAGACGTACATTTCCTCTCCTGGCCAACCGACCTGGTGCTGGCGCGGCGCGCGATTGGTCGAAGTCTTGTAACTCGCGTTGCCGCGGCCGCCATCGCCGCCCTTCAGGAAGGTCAGGCGCTGTCCGACCTTCGTTAGATCGGCAAGCAAGGTGCGCTCCTCGTCATCGGCGAGAATTTGCGTCCCAACCGGTACCTTGACGACCAGGTCTTCGCCCCCCGCGCCGGTCATGTTGCGGCCGGCGCCGCCCTTGCCGCGCGGGGCGCGGAAATGCTGGGTGTAACGAAAGTCGATCAGCGTGTTGAGGCCAGGCACCGCCTCGAAGACGATATCGCCGCCCTTGCCGCCGTTACCGCCATCCGGCCCGCCAAACTCGACAAACTTCTCGCGCCGGAAGCTGACCGCCCCCGGGCCCCCGGCGCCGGAGCGGATGAAAATCTTGGCCTGGTCGAGAAAATGCATCGGCTGCCTTTAGGCGAGCCTTTCGGGGATGGGAACCTGGGCTTGACGGCGGTGTGTTATATAAATAACACGGCGCGCAAGGGCAAGAATGGGGTTAGACTGATGCGTTCGAAACTATCATGGGCCGCTTCCGCGGCGCTCGTGCTGGCAGGCCCGGCGGCCGCACTTCCGGCCGATTTCAAGGCGAAGGCGGATGCCTTGCTGGCTGAATCTTTCCCTGCGGACGGTCCTGGCGCGATTGTGCTCGTGACGGAGAAAGGACGGGCTGCCTACGCGTCGGGCCGGGGCCTGGCCGACGTCGAAGCGGGCAAGCCACTGGACCCGGCGATGCCGATGAGGCTGGGCTCAATCACCAAGCAGTTCACGGCAGCCATGGTGCTGAAGCTCGCCGAAGAGGGCAGACTCTCGCTCGACGATCCACTTTCCAAATTCCTTCCGGATTATCCGCAACCGGGCGCTGCGGCGACCGTTCGGCAATTGCTCAACCACACCAGCGGCATTCGCAGCTACACCGGCATTCCCGGGGTGATGATCTCTCGCGCGGACAAGAAGCACAGCACGTCTGACATGATTGCGCTATTCAGGCACGCTCCGCCGGAGTTCGCCGCAGGCAAGGACTGGGCGTACAATAATTCGGGATACGTGCTGCTGGGCGCGATCATCGAACAGGTCACCCGCAAGCCCTGGTACGCCGCGCTCAATGAGGAGATCATTCGCCCGCTCGGTCTCAGATCGATCCGTTACGGCGGATTGGAGAATGGCGAGAAGGGAATCGCCAAACCGTACACCCGACAGGGCGACAAGGTCGTGCCCGCACTCCCGATCGACATGAGCTTTCCACATGCGGCGGGAGCATTGGTCGGCACGACCGCCGACCTTTCTGCCTGGGCGCGAGCACTCCACCAGGGCAAGGTGATCGGCAAGGCAAGCTATTCGCAGATGATCGCACCGACGAAGATCGGTGATCGCACTGTCCCCTATGGGTACGGGCTCGCTCCAGGGAAGGTGCGCGGCCGCAACCTCGTCGGCCATGATGGCGGCATTTACGGCTTCCAGACCGATGGGATCTACCTCCCAGCCGAAGATATCTATGTCGCGGTATTCGCCAATTCCGACCAGTCGGCTTCGGATCCGGAAATCGTCAGCCGAAAGCTGGCGGCTCTGGCGGTTGGCGATCCCTTTGAAGAACTGAAGGAAGCGCCACTCAACGCACAGGCGGTCGAACCGTTTCTCGGCGTTTACCGAACTGCGGATGCCGAGCGGACCTTCTTTCTGAAGAACGGCAAGCTGTTCACCAAGCGGAAGGGCAATTCGGCGCTGCCGGTGCTTCCGGCGGTGGGGAACCGCTTTTTCTACCCTGACAGCCTTACCTGGTTCGCGATCGAGCGGGGCGCGGATGGAATGCCGGTCATGCAGTTCCACACCGATGGCGAGCGAGCGGCGGTGCCGGCAGTCTATGCTGGTCCCGTTCCGCCGGAACCGGCAGCGGTCGCGCTACCCCGAGCCGATCTTGAGCGGTTGGCCGGGAATTATCAGGGACCGCTGCCGATCGTCGTCGGAATCGACGAGAAGGGCCAGCTGACGCTCAAGTTCGGGCCTCAACCAATCACGCACCTGATCGCCGAGAGCCCCACCATGTTCCGGGTCGAGGAAGTCGACGCCAAGGTCGAGTTCAAGCTGGACGGCGGAAAGGCCAGCGAGCTGCTGATCCACCAGGGCGGACGCGCGCTTCCAGCCAAGCGGAAGGACTAATCCGCGCCGACCAGCGCGCGAACCTGCGCAACCGCAATGTCGCGGACGGCGGCCGGGTCATCACCGGTGGCCGCGGCGATCTCGGGCCCGACAAGGCTGTCGCCGATGGCCAGCAGGACGAGGCCAAGGATTACCTGGTCCATCGCCCGCATGTCGCCCTCGGCGCGGAAGTCGGCGAGAATCGCCGCAACCGTGTCCGTGACGGGGGTCAGTGCCTCGCGCTGGCGGGTGAGCGCGATCCAGCCGATCAATTCGCCGACCTGCTCGGCCCGGAAGGCGTCGAACATGGCGTCGACGACGTCGCGCACCTGCGCTTCGCCGCGGCGCCGCTTGCCGATCGCGTCCCCGATCGATTGAGCGACCGTCGCCGCGATGCTTTCGGCCAGGGCGCGGTGAAGCCCGGCAGCCGAACCGAAATGGTGAAGGAGATTCGCATGGGTCCGGCCCACCCGGCCGGCGACGGCCTTGAGTGTCACCGCTGCCGCGCCTTCGTCGCGAAGCAACTGGCGGGCAGCCGCGATTGCGGCAGTCCGGCTCTCTTCCTGGCTCAACCGTTTACGAACTATTGACATTTATGTCAGCTAATCTCACGTTGCTGCCTCAACGTGGAGGAACATGGTGTCTGCCGCAAGCGTAGCGAATTCAGGCCGCAGCCCGGCCGACTTGACGATTACCCCACGCGACTTTCGATTCGGCCGCGACGAGAACACTGCGCGCTGGTGGCATGGCGGCAATCCGTACGCGAGCGCCCTTTATAATGCGCTCTCCGCGACATTCCCGAAGGGCGAGGCTTTTTTCATCGAGAGCGTCCGCCGATACATGACCCATGTTCCTGCCCGCCTCGGCGAGGAGATCAAGGCGTTCACCACCCAGGAAGTCATTCACAGCCGGGAACATGCCGCCTTCAATAAGCGGGCGATCGATGCAGGCTATGACCTCACCAAGCTTGATGCTCGAATCGACAAGCGGCTCGCGCTGATCAGGTCGAAGCCGCCGATCGCAGCTTTGGCGGCGACGATGGTGCTTGAGCATTTCACGGCCATCCTTGCTCACGAGTTGCTCGCCAACCCGAAACACCTAACGGGCGCCGACAAGGCGAGCGGCGACCTGTGGCGGTGGCATGCCGCCGAGGAGATCGAGCACAAAGGCGTCGCCTACGATACGTGGTTGGCGGCGACGAAGGACTGGCCGCGCTTCAAGCGCTGGTCCGTCAAGGCGAAGGTCATGTTGCTGGTCACCAGCCACTTCTTCCCGGATCGCTTGAGAGGTGCCGCCGAGCTATTGAGGCAGGACGGGATCACCGGCTTTCGCGCTTGGGCGGGGCTCATACGCTACGGCTTCTTTTCGCCGGGGATGTTCCGCAAGATTCTTGGGGCCTGGGCAAGCTTCTTCCTTCCCGGATTTCACCCCTGGAACCACGACGACCGCCATCTCATCGCCGGTTTCGACCTCGGCGGCGATTACGGTCAGACTCCGGCCAGGAAGGTGAGACGCGCCCGCGCGGCGGCCTAGGCCGCCAGCGCGCCTTCACCTTCTGCATCGGCGACGAGCCACTGCCGCATCAACACGGCTTCTGCCTCGTGACCTCGCGCGCAACTGAATTGCGGACCGCGGAGGCCTGTTGCCATGAAGCCGAGCTTTTCAAGCACCCGTCCGGACGCCGGATTGTCTACGAAATAAGAGGCGTCGAGCCGCTCGATTCCAATCGTTCGCGCGATCTCGATGAGCTGCCGGCCCGCCTCGGTCGCGTAGCCGCGGCCCCAATGGTCGCGCGCAATCCAGTACCCAAGGGCGATTGCGCCAGACGCCTTTCGAATCAGGCCGCAGGAGCCGACCAGTACGGGATCGCCGTCGGTTCGCGCGAACAGCAGGAAATTCGGGAGAATGGGGTCTTTCGGCGCTGCAAGAAACGCTTCCGCCTCCGCAAGCCCATAAGGCCACGGAGCGTTCGCCAGATTGCGGACGATCATCTCGTCGGCAATGGCTCTTGCCAATGCGGGCGCATCTTCGGCCCAGCCCGGACGAAGCAACAAACGTTCGGTACGTGCGAACACCGGCCTTCTCCTTTCCTCACGCAGCGCGCCGCTAACGGCTTTGCGTGACAGTTTCGGGAGAAGAAAAAAGGGAGAAGAGGGGGCTGCCCTCTTCTCCCTTTTTGGATTCCGGTTGTCCGGTTGTCCTGGGCTGCCCCTCCTCGGGAGCGGCCCTTTATCGACCGGTCCCTATTTTGCTGCTTGTGCCGCCATCATCTCAATGTGGACGTACTTGCGGCCAAGCTTGCCGTCGCGAAACGCGACGCGGCCATCACAAAGAGCAAAAAGCGTATGGTCCTTGCCCAGGCCGACGTTGTCGCCCGGGTACCACTTCGTGCCGCGCTGGCGCACGATGATGTTTCCGGCAGTGACGCTCTCGCCGCCGAACTTCTTCACGCCAAGGCGCTTCGATTCTGAATCGCGGCCGTTACGCGACGAGCCGCCAGCTTTCTTATGTGCCATCTTCTAGCTCTTACTTCTTTTTCGGGGTGGCCTTGGGAGCCGCCTTCTTGTCCGCAGCCTTAGCAGGTGCAGCATCCTTTGTCGACGCCTTGGGGGCGGCTTCCTTCTTGGCGGCGGGCTTTGCAGCCTTCTCCACCTTCGCGGGCGCAGCCTCGGCCTTCTTCTCTGCGGCCGGCTTAGCCTCCGCCTTCTTGGCGGCGCTCTTGCCGCCGATCGACACGATTTCGAGAATCGTGTGCTGCTGGCGATGGCCCTTCTTGCGGCGATAATTGTGGCGGCGGCGCTTCTTGAACACCGTCACCTTTTCACCCTTGGCCTGGGCCACGATCTTCGCCGCGACGGTAAGGCCGCCGGTCGACTTGAGGTCACCGCCGTCGCCGGCGAGCAGCACGTCGGTGAGGTCGATGTTGTCGCCAGCCTCGCCGGCCAGCTTCTCGACGACGATCTTGTCTCCCGGGGCAACGCGATATTGCTTGCCGCCCGTGCGCACGATTGCGAACATTGGCCTCTTCTCTTCGATATGAAACTAGCCGCCCGGACATAAGCCCGCGCGGAAAGCGTGCCGCCTAAGCGGCGGGCGCGGCGAAGTCAACCGCCTGGGGGCCTAATGGCGGTGGTGGGGCTTGAGCTTGTAGCGGCCCTTGGAAAAGCCTTCGAACAGGCCGTCGATTGCCGGGTGATCGACTTCGCCATTCTCTTCGTCCGCCACCAGGTTCTGCTGGCTGACGTAGGCGATGTAACTCGAATCCGAATTCTCGGCGAGCAGGTGGTAGAACGGCTGGTCCTTCGATGGCCGGATCTCCTCGGGGATCGCCTCGTACCAGTCGTCGGTATTGGCGAATTCCGGATCGACGTCGAAGATCACGCCGCGAAAATCGAGCAGACGATGGCGGACCACGTCGCCGATGCCGAATCGGGCGGCGGGGTAATCGTGATTCTCGTTGTGACGCTCAATAATCATGCCTTCCAATATGGCCATCGCGGCGGGCTAGGCAAGGCCGGATGCCGCTGCTAGAGGCGCGCGGGCAACGACCCCGGACAAGCGCCGGGCGAGCGATTCCGTCTCAAACGGACCTCTGCGGAGAGGTGGCTGAGTGGTCGAAAGCACCGCACTCGAAATGCGGCGTGCCGGCAACGGTACCGTGGGTTCGAATCCCACCCTCTCCGCCACTGTTCTCAACGGCAAGAAGCCACAGGAATAAGGGATCAACTCCGGCCGGCCTGATGGAACAGGCGCATGCCCGGATAGTCGACAATCAGGCGTCCATTAGCGAAAGCGTCGATTCCCAACAGCACCACCGGCTCATCGGGCTTGAAGCCCGACGCCTGAAAGACGGGAAGATCGGCGATCCGGACCTTCATCGAGGTCCGTGTAACGCTGCCCAAAGTCAGCTCCGGGACCGTTGTAGAGCGAACGTCCGCTGCCGAACCCGTCGCTCCGCCGACCGGCGCGCCGTCTTTCAAAACATCCTTCTTATCGAGACCGAGGAGTCTTGCCGCCGCCCAGTTCATGATCGTGCCCTTCGCGCCGGTGTCGAGGATTGCGCGCAATTCCTTGCCGTTGAGAGTTACTGGAACGACTGGAGCCCGCCCTTGCGAAAAAGTGAAAGGTATGGGGCTTGGAAATTGTCCGGTGACTGCAGGATCAAGAGTCGCCGACAGGCTCCACTTTCCGTTGGCCAGGTCCAGATCGACGACGTGCCCGGCCAGAACGTCAGCGCCCAGGATCCCGTCGACGCCTAGCTTGTCGACCGGGCTGGGAGGAAGCGCTGCGACGACGAGATTGGAATGTTGCTTGCCATCGACCGACAGGGACGAAACACGCAGCGTCGTGATGCCAACCTGGCCCGCGGCACCAGCCAATTGCGCAACATTGCCCTTCCCGAAGATTGCGGGCCGCTTCCGCACGAGATCGGGAGTGACTGCGGACGCGCTTGCTGCGGTATCGATGACGAACCGGAAGCCGTTTTGATCGTTGAGCGAAACTTCGGTCACCGGATGGCCCGAGTCCAGCAACTCGAGTGGCGCTGAAAGTGCCGGACACGCGGTTGCCATCGCTAGCGATCCAAGGATTATTCGAATCACGATTTTCCCCTGATTTCCTTTTGCGCCCGGACCGATGAAGTACGTTAGGGCGGAAGTCTCGCGAGCTTCGATCAATTTCTTCAAGCGTTCGCCCACCGGATAAACCGGCATTTCGGATCGACGAGTGTATGAACCGTTGGCGCAAGCTGTTGTGGCGACTTTCGCTCTCGGGCTCAGGCCATGAGCGCGAGCAGGGCGAAGCTCGCGAGCCAATGCTCGCCCATATAGTCGCCGCTGACATGGGGCAGAGCAGCGTCGAGATGGCGATCGGCCGCCTCACGCGCAACGGCCGCCTCGCCGCCGGAAAGCTTTGAGCCGAGGCTTCGCCAGGCCCACGCTCGGCTGAGGTTAAGGCCATCGAGATGGGCGATCTTGCCGTCGCTCCTGTCGCTGACGCTGGCTGGTACGAAAAGCGTCGCTGGTTCACGGTCGGCGATGCGCGGCAGGAAACCACGGAACCAGGTCGCGAACTCCTCGTCAGGAAGCACCCGGGACATGCACAGCGCCTCGGTCAGCGCCGTCGAGAGGAATTCGTCGCCGCCCGGTTCCCAAGCCTGGCAATCGCGGTCGCCGCAGAACTTCTCAATCGCCCACAAGCGAATGGCCCGCGCCAGCGATGGGTCGAACTTGTCCGCCCATTCCAGCGCCAGGATCAGCGC
The window above is part of the Sphingomonas sp. HDW15A genome. Proteins encoded here:
- a CDS encoding retropepsin-like aspartic protease, which produces MIRIILGSLAMATACPALSAPLELLDSGHPVTEVSLNDQNGFRFVIDTAASASAVTPDLVRKRPAIFGKGNVAQLAGAAGQVGITTLRVSSLSVDGKQHSNLVVAALPPSPVDKLGVDGILGADVLAGHVVDLDLANGKWSLSATLDPAVTGQFPSPIPFTFSQGRAPVVPVTLNGKELRAILDTGAKGTIMNWAAARLLGLDKKDVLKDGAPVGGATGSAADVRSTTVPELTLGSVTRTSMKVRIADLPVFQASGFKPDEPVVLLGIDAFANGRLIVDYPGMRLFHQAGRS